In Candidatus Schekmanbacteria bacterium, the DNA window TGTATCTTCATATTGCCGTCGCCGATTATTGTAAAAGTATCTTCTTCCTTACATTTTTTGCCAAAATAATAGATAAAATCTGTAAAAAAACCGGATGGCCTAAAAATCGTATATTTTATAGGGCTTTTTCTAAGCTCTTCTTCCATAAGCCATTTTGCCCTGTGCACTTTTCGAGGAGCATCTTTTGCTGTTTGCAGAGCACTGACATAACTAAAATGTTCAACACCTTCTTTTATCGATGCATCGAGAAGATTCTTATTGGCTCCATAATCAACATCCATATATGTAAGTTCTGGAGTCTCTTTCTGAAGTCCAACTACACTTATAACAGCTTTTACGCCTTTTAACGGCTCATCAAGTCCTTCCCCCTTTGCCAAATCAATAGCAAATGTTTCCACTCCCTCCTGTTTATATGCTTCCAACTTGTCCGATTTGATATCAATACATCTAAAATCAGTACCATATTCTTTTCTTAAAACCCTATACACAGCACTTCCAAGCTGGCCTGCTGCACCTGCTAATAGAATCATTTGCCTCCCTCCCCTCATTTATTT includes these proteins:
- a CDS encoding NAD-dependent epimerase/dehydratase family protein — protein: MRGGRQMILLAGAAGQLGSAVYRVLRKEYGTDFRCIDIKSDKLEAYKQEGVETFAIDLAKGEGLDEPLKGVKAVISVVGLQKETPELTYMDVDYGANKNLLDASIKEGVEHFSYVSALQTAKDAPRKVHRAKWLMEEELRKSPIKYTIFRPSGFFTDFIYYFGKKCKEEDTFTIIGDGNMKIQPINIDELAYCLVKAHQTPAAYNKVFPVGGPEVITLNELIEFYAMFFNKEIKIRHIPMWLMKFLATITFNKLISKDFLVRLETDSVCDISEIKEAFQIEFTSLKDYIRNFDWSKV